One region of Callithrix jacchus isolate 240 chromosome 16, calJac240_pri, whole genome shotgun sequence genomic DNA includes:
- the GPT gene encoding alanine aminotransferase 1 isoform X3: MHRLWGRGPSPSCVSPNFPDDAKKRAERILQACGGHSLGAYSISSGIQLIREDVAQYIERRDGGIPADPNNVFLSTGASDAIVTVLKLLVAGEGHTRTGVLIPIPQYPLYSATLAELGAVQVDYYLEEERAWALDVAELHRALCQARDHCCPRALCVINPGNPTGQVQTRECIEDVIRFAFQERLFLLADEVYQDNVYSAGSQFHSFKKVLMEMGPPYAVQQELASFHSTSKGYMGECGFRGGYVEVVNMDPAVQQQMLKLMSVRLCPPVPGQALLDLVVSPPAPTDPSFMQFQAERQAVLAELAAKARLTEQVFSEAPGISCNPVQGAMYSFPRIQLPPRAVQLAQELGLAPDMFFCLCLLEETGICVVPGSGFGQREGTYHFRMTILPPLEKLRLLLEKLTRFHAKFTLEYS; the protein is encoded by the exons ATGCACAGGCTATGGGGCAGAGGCCCATCACCTTCCTGCGTCAG CCCCAACTTCCCTGATGATGCCAAGAAAAGGGCGGAACGCATCCTGCAGGCATGCGGGGgccacagcctgg gGGCCTACAGCATCAGCTCCGGCATCCAGCTGATCCGGGAGGACGTGGCGCAGTACATTGAGAGGCGAGACGGAGGCATCCCTGCTGACCCCAACAACGTCTTCCTGTCCACAGGGGCCAGCGATGCCATTGTG ACAGTACTGAAGCTGCTGGTGGCTGGTGAGGGCCACACGCGCACAGGCGTGCTCATCCCCATCCCCCAGTACCCACTCTACTCGGCCACACTGGCAGAGCTGGGCGCGGTGCAGGTGGATTACTACCTGGAGGAGGAGCGCGCCTGGGCGCTGGACGTGGCTGAGCTTCACCGTGCCCTGTGCCAGGCGCGTGACCACTGCTGCCCTCGCGCGCTCTGTGTCATCAACCCCGGAAACCCCACCG GGCAGGTGCAGACCCGTGAGTGCATCGAGGACGTGATCCGCTTCGCCTTCCAAGAGCGGCTCTTTCTGCTGGCTGACGAG GTGTACCAGGACAATGTGTACTCGGCAGGCtcacagtttcactctttcaaGAAGGTGCTCATGGAGATGGGGCCGCCCTATGCCGTGCAGCAGGAGCTCGCCTCCTTCCACTCCACCTCCAAGGGCTACATGGGCGA GTGTGGGTTCCGCGGCGGCTACGTGGAGGTGGTGAACATGGACCCTGCGGTGCAGCAGCAGATGCTGAAGCTGATGAGCGTGCGACTGTGCCCGCCGGTGCCAGGCCAGGCCCTGCTGGACCTGGTGGTCAGCCCGCCCGCACCCACCGACCCCTCCTTCATGCAGTTCCAGGCT GAGAGGCAGGCAGTGCTGGCAGAGCTGGCGGCCAAGGCCAGGCTCACCGAGCAGGTCTTCAGTGAGGCTCCCGGCATCAGCTGCAACCCAGTGCAGGGCGCCATGTACTCCTTCCCGCGCATTCAGCTGCCCCCGAGGGCGGTGCAGCTTGCTCAG gagctgggcctggcccCGGACATGTTCTTCTGCCTGTGCCTCCTGGAGGAGACCGGCATCTGTGTGGTGCCTGGGAGCGGCTTTGGGCAGCGGGAAGGCACCTACCACTTCCG GATGACCATTCTGCCCCCCTTGGAGAAGCTGCGACTGCTGCTGGAGAAGCTGACCAGGTTCCATGCCAAGTTCACCCTCGAGTACTCCTGA
- the SLC33A2 gene encoding major facilitator superfamily domain-containing protein 3: MRGKLLPLAGLYLVQGLPYGLQSGLLPLLLRARGFSLTRVGLAKALYAPWLLKLAWAPLVDARGSTRAWLTRSTAGLGLVCGVLAGLPPPGAGQAGLPAAVAGLLLLLNLGAAVQDVALDALAVQLLEPAELGPGNTVQVVAYKLGAALAGGALLALLPTLSWTRLFLLLAATYWLAAALAWAAPALRQLPRPPPSEQRPHTMHLMRDVLAVPGTLWTAGFVLTYKLGEQGASSLFPLLLLDHGISAPELGLWNGVGAMVCSIAGSSLGGTLLAKHWELLPLLKSVLWLRLGGLACQTALLFHLDALGASLGPGTILRGAALLSLCLQHFLGGLVTTATFTGMMRCSQLAPRALQATHYSLLATLELLGKLLLGALAGALVDGLGPHSCFSLLLILSALPLLNLGLAPSTLL, encoded by the exons ATGCGCGGGAAGCTGCTGCCGCTGGCCGGCCTCTACTTGGTGCAGGGCCTGCCCTACGGGCTCCAGTCCGGCCTCCTGCCCCTGCTGCTGCGCGCCCGCGGCTTCTCTCTGACGCGCGTGGGGCTGGCCAAGGCTCTTTATGCTCCGTGGCTGCTCAAGCTGGCGTGGGCCCCGCTGGTGGACGCGCGGGGCTCGACGAGGGCCTGGCTGACGCGCAGCACAGCAGGCCTGGGGCTGGTGTGTGGGGTGCTGGCCGGGCTGCCCCCGCCTGGAGCTGGCCAGGCCGGGCTGCCCGCCGCTGTGgcggggctgctgctgctgctgaaccTGGGTGCCGCCGTGCAGGATGTGGCCCTGGACGCGCTGGCCGTGCAGTTGCTAGAGCCGGCAGAGCTGGGGCCGGGCAATACCGTGCAGGTAGTCGCGTACAAGCTGGGGGCCGCGCTAGCTGGGGGAGCGCTGCTGGCGCTCCTGCCCACCCTCTCGTGGACGCGGCTCTTTCTGCTCCTGGCTGCCACCTACTGGCTGGCCGCGGCCCTGGCCTGGGCTGCACCAGCCCTGCGGCAGCTCCCACGGCCGCCCCCCTCTGAGCAGCGTCCCCACACCATGCACCTAATGCGGGACGTGCTGGCCGTGCCGGGGACTTTGTGGACTGCAGGCTTTGTGCTCACCTACAAGCTGG GTGAGCAGGGTGCCAGCAGCCTGTTTCCCCTTCTCCTGCTGGACCACGGCATTTCTGCCCCCGAGCTGGGACTGTGGAATGGTGTGGGTGCCATGGTGTGCTCCATTGCTGGCTCCTCCCTGGGTGGGACATTGCTGGCCAAGCACTG ggagcTGCTGCCTCTGTTGAAGTCGGTGTTGTGGCTCCGCCTCGGGGGCTTGGCCTGCCAGACTGCCTTGCTCTTCCACCTGGATGCCCTAGGTGCCAGCTTGGGCCCTGGCACAATCTTGAGAG GGGCAGCCTTGCTGAGCCTATGTCTGCAGCACTTCTTGGGAGGCCTGGTCACCACAGCCACCTTCACTGGGATGATGCGCTGCAGCCAGCTGGCCCCCAGGGCCCTGCAG GCCACACATTACAGCCTTCTGGCCACTCTGGAGCTGCTGGGGAAGCTGCTGCTGGGTGCTCTGGCTGGAGCCCTGGTCGACGGGCTAGGGCCACATTCCTGCTTCTCCCTCCTACTCATCCTCTCTGCCCTGCCCCTTCTGAACCTGGGCCTAGCACCCAGCACCTTGCTCTGA
- the GPT gene encoding alanine aminotransferase 1 isoform X1, translating to MASSTVDQSQVARNGLREKVLTLNSMNPRVRRVEYAVRGPIVQRALELEQELRQGVKKPFTEVIRANIGDAQAMGQRPITFLRQVLALCVNPDLLNSPNFPDDAKKRAERILQACGGHSLGAYSISSGIQLIREDVAQYIERRDGGIPADPNNVFLSTGASDAIVTVLKLLVAGEGHTRTGVLIPIPQYPLYSATLAELGAVQVDYYLEEERAWALDVAELHRALCQARDHCCPRALCVINPGNPTGQVQTRECIEDVIRFAFQERLFLLADEVYQDNVYSAGSQFHSFKKVLMEMGPPYAVQQELASFHSTSKGYMGECGFRGGYVEVVNMDPAVQQQMLKLMSVRLCPPVPGQALLDLVVSPPAPTDPSFMQFQAERQAVLAELAAKARLTEQVFSEAPGISCNPVQGAMYSFPRIQLPPRAVQLAQELGLAPDMFFCLCLLEETGICVVPGSGFGQREGTYHFRMTILPPLEKLRLLLEKLTRFHAKFTLEYS from the exons ATGGCCTCAAGCACAGTTGACCAGAGCCAGGTGGCAAGGAACGGGCTTCGGGAGAAGGTGCTGACGCTGAACAGCATGAACCCGAGAGTCCGGAGGGTGGAGTATGCAGTGCGTGGCCCCATAGTGCAGCGAGCCTTGGAGCTGGAGCAGGAACTGCGCCAG GGTGTGAAGAAGCCTTTCACCGAGGTCATCCGTGCCAACATCGGGGATGCACAGGCTATGGGGCAGAGGCCCATCACCTTCCTGCGTCAG GTCCTGGCCCTCTGTGTCAACCCTGATCTTCTGAACAGCCCCAACTTCCCTGATGATGCCAAGAAAAGGGCGGAACGCATCCTGCAGGCATGCGGGGgccacagcctgg gGGCCTACAGCATCAGCTCCGGCATCCAGCTGATCCGGGAGGACGTGGCGCAGTACATTGAGAGGCGAGACGGAGGCATCCCTGCTGACCCCAACAACGTCTTCCTGTCCACAGGGGCCAGCGATGCCATTGTG ACAGTACTGAAGCTGCTGGTGGCTGGTGAGGGCCACACGCGCACAGGCGTGCTCATCCCCATCCCCCAGTACCCACTCTACTCGGCCACACTGGCAGAGCTGGGCGCGGTGCAGGTGGATTACTACCTGGAGGAGGAGCGCGCCTGGGCGCTGGACGTGGCTGAGCTTCACCGTGCCCTGTGCCAGGCGCGTGACCACTGCTGCCCTCGCGCGCTCTGTGTCATCAACCCCGGAAACCCCACCG GGCAGGTGCAGACCCGTGAGTGCATCGAGGACGTGATCCGCTTCGCCTTCCAAGAGCGGCTCTTTCTGCTGGCTGACGAG GTGTACCAGGACAATGTGTACTCGGCAGGCtcacagtttcactctttcaaGAAGGTGCTCATGGAGATGGGGCCGCCCTATGCCGTGCAGCAGGAGCTCGCCTCCTTCCACTCCACCTCCAAGGGCTACATGGGCGA GTGTGGGTTCCGCGGCGGCTACGTGGAGGTGGTGAACATGGACCCTGCGGTGCAGCAGCAGATGCTGAAGCTGATGAGCGTGCGACTGTGCCCGCCGGTGCCAGGCCAGGCCCTGCTGGACCTGGTGGTCAGCCCGCCCGCACCCACCGACCCCTCCTTCATGCAGTTCCAGGCT GAGAGGCAGGCAGTGCTGGCAGAGCTGGCGGCCAAGGCCAGGCTCACCGAGCAGGTCTTCAGTGAGGCTCCCGGCATCAGCTGCAACCCAGTGCAGGGCGCCATGTACTCCTTCCCGCGCATTCAGCTGCCCCCGAGGGCGGTGCAGCTTGCTCAG gagctgggcctggcccCGGACATGTTCTTCTGCCTGTGCCTCCTGGAGGAGACCGGCATCTGTGTGGTGCCTGGGAGCGGCTTTGGGCAGCGGGAAGGCACCTACCACTTCCG GATGACCATTCTGCCCCCCTTGGAGAAGCTGCGACTGCTGCTGGAGAAGCTGACCAGGTTCCATGCCAAGTTCACCCTCGAGTACTCCTGA
- the GPT gene encoding alanine aminotransferase 1 isoform X2: MASSTVDQSQVARNGLREKVLTLNSMNPRVRRVEYAVRGPIVQRALELEQELRQGVKKPFTEVIRANIGDAQAMGQRPITFLRQVLALCVNPDLLNSPNFPDDAKKRAERILQACGGHSLGAYSISSGIQLIREDVAQYIERRDGGIPADPNNVFLSTGASDAIVTVLKLLVAGEGHTRTGVLIPIPQYPLYSATLAELGAVQVDYYLEEERAWALDVAELHRALCQARDHCCPRALCVINPGNPTGQVQTRECIEDVIRFAFQERLFLLADEVLMEMGPPYAVQQELASFHSTSKGYMGECGFRGGYVEVVNMDPAVQQQMLKLMSVRLCPPVPGQALLDLVVSPPAPTDPSFMQFQAERQAVLAELAAKARLTEQVFSEAPGISCNPVQGAMYSFPRIQLPPRAVQLAQELGLAPDMFFCLCLLEETGICVVPGSGFGQREGTYHFRMTILPPLEKLRLLLEKLTRFHAKFTLEYS; encoded by the exons ATGGCCTCAAGCACAGTTGACCAGAGCCAGGTGGCAAGGAACGGGCTTCGGGAGAAGGTGCTGACGCTGAACAGCATGAACCCGAGAGTCCGGAGGGTGGAGTATGCAGTGCGTGGCCCCATAGTGCAGCGAGCCTTGGAGCTGGAGCAGGAACTGCGCCAG GGTGTGAAGAAGCCTTTCACCGAGGTCATCCGTGCCAACATCGGGGATGCACAGGCTATGGGGCAGAGGCCCATCACCTTCCTGCGTCAG GTCCTGGCCCTCTGTGTCAACCCTGATCTTCTGAACAGCCCCAACTTCCCTGATGATGCCAAGAAAAGGGCGGAACGCATCCTGCAGGCATGCGGGGgccacagcctgg gGGCCTACAGCATCAGCTCCGGCATCCAGCTGATCCGGGAGGACGTGGCGCAGTACATTGAGAGGCGAGACGGAGGCATCCCTGCTGACCCCAACAACGTCTTCCTGTCCACAGGGGCCAGCGATGCCATTGTG ACAGTACTGAAGCTGCTGGTGGCTGGTGAGGGCCACACGCGCACAGGCGTGCTCATCCCCATCCCCCAGTACCCACTCTACTCGGCCACACTGGCAGAGCTGGGCGCGGTGCAGGTGGATTACTACCTGGAGGAGGAGCGCGCCTGGGCGCTGGACGTGGCTGAGCTTCACCGTGCCCTGTGCCAGGCGCGTGACCACTGCTGCCCTCGCGCGCTCTGTGTCATCAACCCCGGAAACCCCACCG GGCAGGTGCAGACCCGTGAGTGCATCGAGGACGTGATCCGCTTCGCCTTCCAAGAGCGGCTCTTTCTGCTGGCTGACGAG GTGCTCATGGAGATGGGGCCGCCCTATGCCGTGCAGCAGGAGCTCGCCTCCTTCCACTCCACCTCCAAGGGCTACATGGGCGA GTGTGGGTTCCGCGGCGGCTACGTGGAGGTGGTGAACATGGACCCTGCGGTGCAGCAGCAGATGCTGAAGCTGATGAGCGTGCGACTGTGCCCGCCGGTGCCAGGCCAGGCCCTGCTGGACCTGGTGGTCAGCCCGCCCGCACCCACCGACCCCTCCTTCATGCAGTTCCAGGCT GAGAGGCAGGCAGTGCTGGCAGAGCTGGCGGCCAAGGCCAGGCTCACCGAGCAGGTCTTCAGTGAGGCTCCCGGCATCAGCTGCAACCCAGTGCAGGGCGCCATGTACTCCTTCCCGCGCATTCAGCTGCCCCCGAGGGCGGTGCAGCTTGCTCAG gagctgggcctggcccCGGACATGTTCTTCTGCCTGTGCCTCCTGGAGGAGACCGGCATCTGTGTGGTGCCTGGGAGCGGCTTTGGGCAGCGGGAAGGCACCTACCACTTCCG GATGACCATTCTGCCCCCCTTGGAGAAGCTGCGACTGCTGCTGGAGAAGCTGACCAGGTTCCATGCCAAGTTCACCCTCGAGTACTCCTGA